One part of the Phragmites australis chromosome 3, lpPhrAust1.1, whole genome shotgun sequence genome encodes these proteins:
- the LOC133913077 gene encoding uncharacterized protein LOC133913077 yields MAAASLLEPTRLLSSPLPRPSSLPLTPRRGLHLLFKPPRLLPALRAHRLPHPASPEPAQPQSHALLVFDTLRRSVLDSLAALKRPALALLLAGALLTAAAGGPHQALAASGGRVGGSAFSSRSSSSSYGYTAPAPRGGYSAAPFYSPSPFVSVGPVVGFGFGGSGFLLTLIGFAAFLYLAGFLSDSSGGGSVLTETQKTTVLKLQVGLLGMARSFQKELDQIAEKADTSTPAGLSYVLTETTLALLRHPDCCISAYSSVDVKRSMDDGEKRFNQLSIEERGKFDEETLVNVNSIKRNKAGSQRSSGFSNEYIVITILVAAEGVHKLPAINGSNDLKTALQKLGAIPSSKILAVEVLWTPQNENDTLSERELLEDYPLLRPL; encoded by the exons atggccgccgcctccctcctcgAGCCCActcgtctcctctcctcccccctccCGCGCccatcctctctccctctcaccccTCGCCgcggcctccacctcctcttcaAACCCCCGCGCCTTCTCCCCGCCCTCCGCGCCCACCGTCTCCCCCATCCCGCCTCCCCGGAGCCGGCTCAACCCCAGTCCCACGCGCTCCTCGTCTTCGACACGCTCAGGCGATCCGTCCTCGACTCTCTCGCCGCTCTCAAGAGGCCCGCACTCGCGCTCCTGCTGGCCGGCGCGCTGCTCACGGCAGCGGCGGGGGGCCCCCACCAGGCGCTGGCGGCCTCTGGGGGCCGCGTTGGCGGGTCCGCCTTCTCCTCGcggtcgtcgtcctcgtcgtaCGGGTACACCGCGCCGGCGCCGAGAGGCGGGTACTCGGCCGCGCCCTTCTACTCGCCCTCGCCGTTCGTGTCCGTCGGCCCGGTCGTCGGCTTCGGGTTCGGGGGCTCCGGGTTCCTCCTGACCCTGATCGGTTTCGCGGCCTTCCTGTACCTCGCCGGGTTCCTCTCGGACTCGTCGGGCGGTGGCAGTGTGCTCACCGAGACGCAGAAGACCACCGTCCTCAAGCTACAG GTTGGCTTGCTGGGCATGGCCCGATCATTTCAGAAGGAACTTGATCAAATAGCTGAGAAAGCAGATACGTCTACCCCGGCTGGGTTGAGCTATGTGTTGACAG AGACTACATTGGCTTTACTTCGGCATCCAGATTGCTGTATCTCAGCTTACTCATCA GTGGATGTGAAACGAAGCATGGATGACGGGGAGAAACGTTTCAATCAACTATCAATTGAGGAGAGAGGCAAGTTTGATGAAGAGACACTCGTGAATGTGAACAGCATCAAGAGGAATAAAGCAGGCAGCCAAAGATCAAGTGGTTTTAGCAACGAGTACATCGTG ATAACCATATTGGTTGCTGCTGAGGGAGTACATAAGCTACCTGCTATAAATGGCAGCAATGACTTGAAGACAGCTCTACAAAAGCTTGGTGCTATTCCGTCAAGCAAAATACTG GCAGTCGAGGTCCTATGGACTCCACAAAATGAGAACGACACGTTGTCAGAGAGAGAGCTCCTTGAAGATTACCCGCTTTTGAGGCCTCTATAA
- the LOC133913079 gene encoding non-specific lipid transfer protein GPI-anchored 5-like, whose amino-acid sequence MAARARTAQLWLLAAAAVSLLIAAASAQSSGSGGSSDCTSALVSLSPCMDYISGNDTSSAPSGSCCSQLRTVVQSKPQCLCAAIGGDASSSVGGVTIDRTRALGLPAACNVQTPPVSQCNGSGGGSKATPTTPYLASGGAVLRGPAALALGLAVVALYAVVAA is encoded by the exons ATGGCAGCGAGAGCAAGAACAGCGCAGCTCTGGCTCCTGGCCGCGGCCGCGGTGTCGCTGCTCATCGCGGCGGCGTCCGCGCAGTCCTCCGGATCCGGCGGCAGCAGCGACTGCACGTCGGCGCTGGTAAGCCTGTCACCGTGCATGGACTACATCAGCGGCAACGACACGTCGTCGGCGCCGAGCGGCTCGTGCTGCTCGCAGCTCAGGACCGTGGTGCAGTCCAAGCCGCAGTGCCTCTGCGCCGCGATCGGCGGCGACGCGTCGTCCTCCGTGGGCGGCGTCACCATCGACCGGACGCGCGCGCTCGGCCTCCCCGCCGCGTGCAACGTCCAGACACCGCCCGTCAGCCAGTGCAACG GGTCAGGCGGTGGTTCGAAGGCGACGCCGACGACGCCGTACCTGGCGTCCGGCGGCGCGGTGCTCCGGGGGCCGGCCGCTTTGGCGCTCGGGCTTGCGGTGGTTGCGCTTTACGCCGTGGTCGCAGCGTGA